From the Macaca nemestrina isolate mMacNem1 chromosome 7, mMacNem.hap1, whole genome shotgun sequence genome, one window contains:
- the LOC105488303 gene encoding uncharacterized protein isoform X1: MHRPPSTHTRVGGCAAQSLQSLSMRKEPDGSSSAGSRRGGGSPKGAHALDWLHQPKWLRLDRSSASRRWSRLQGEQPPRPPRSSPEGPRCPLPFSSPAPTTVEAAGRGGAATAPPSGPPCGRGHDSGSDRLTFGALPSGDEGKMSLSGFKAKLKLLASIFHKTRTRRLSSPSTATSRAVLAAAVFWKGALYPGCCRRSF, encoded by the exons ATGCACCGCCCCCCCTCAACACACACCAGAGTTGGTGGTTGTGCCGCCCAGAGCCTCCAGTCCTTGAGTATGAGGAAAGAACCAGATGGCTCCAGCAGTGCTGGGTCAAGGCGAGGAGGGGGCAGCCCGAAGGGCGCGCATGCTCTGGACTGGTTGCACCAGCCGAAATGG CTGCGGCTTGACAGGAGTAGCGCCTCCCGTCGGTGGAGTCGGTTACAAGGGGAGCAACCGCCCAGGCCGCCACGCAGCTCCCCGGAAGGGCCTCGGTGCCCCTTGCCATTTTCCAGCCCTGCTCCGACTACAGTCGAGGCAGCGGGGAGAGGCGGAGCCGCGACAGCGCCACCGAGCGGTCCGCCCTGTGGTCGCGGCCATGACAGTGGCTCGGACCGGCTCACCTTCGGCGCCCTTCCCTCCGGAGATGAGGGTAAGATGTCCTTGTCAGGGTTCAAGGCCAAGCTGAAGTTGCTGGCCTCcatcttccacaaaaccaggACCCGCCGCCTCAGCTCACCCTCCACTGCAACATCAAG GGCCGTGCTGGCCGCTGCTGTGTTCTGGAAAGGCGCATTGTACCCTGGTTGCTGCAG AAGATCGTTCTGA